GAAGAAGAGCATAAGCATGAGGAAAATGAGAGGAGAAGAGATGAAAGACAGCTTGAATTCAACCGGAAGGATCAGGAAGAAAGGAAACGTGGTGAAGGAAGGCTCACTGTGATGGGAGGAGATCGATGGGAGAGAAACGGAGGGAACCTGAACCAAGAAGTCTTGGACGAGCTGCGAGATATGAGAACACTGATAAACAATTCGCGAAGAGGAAGCAGAGTGCAGCTGGCGGAAGCAATAGAAGAGGCCGATAAATATCCATTTACCTATGAAATAATATACGCGGATATCCTGGAGAAATGCGTTTTACCAACGCTACCAAGCATATTCAGCGGGTCTGAAAGTGTTGTGCATCACTTGAAGCAATACACCTTTTATTTGATGCAATGGGGATGAAATGATGCAGTACTTTGTCGATACTTCCCCGCGATCTTGGTCGGGGAAGCTTTGGCCTGGTTTGATGGGCTACCAGAAAGATCAATTTCGTCGTTTAAAGACTCACAAAGGATATTCCTGACCACTTATACAACTAACAACATGTTGAAACCGGGGATTGAGACTCTATTCAATTTGAGAAGGAGACCCACAGAAAGCCTGTGAGGATTGGTGACGAGGTGGAGAACGGTATGTAGCGAGATTGCACGGAGAGTTGACGAGAAAAATTTCATCTTAGATTTCGTGAACGCTTTAATCCCAACTCACCTGCTGTACACTCAAATTTCATTATTCAAAACTTTTTGACTATGAATTAATTGAGAGAATACCAAGAGGAGTACATAGCCTTGGAAGAAAAGAAGAGGCAAGTTAGCGAAGTGTCACCAATTCCAGcaaaagaaggaaattcaaggcTATTACCAAGGACAGTGCATGTCGTGGAGAATAATTCGAAACATGAGAAAGGAGAGCCTTCAACTCCAGTCCCAGCGAAGCTTGTAGCTGTATCAAGTGGAGATCAAGAATGGATTGATCAAAAAACATATGAGGAGTCAAGGCGAAGGAATTACGAGCCACGAAATTACAATGCAGGGTATCAACAAAGGAATAATCAAGGACCACCTAGATTTGGAGAGGGTCGACCAAATGTGGCAGATTTTGAAGATCTGAAGCTCCCAAGTCTTAACACGACTGTGGAAAAGGTATGAGAGGAAATAGTATTAACAGAGGAGATCCCACCACCACCCAATTTGGGATGAGCACCACCCACAGGGACCAGGAGTCATGATTTCTGTAGATATCATCGTTTCCACGAGCACCACACAAGGGACTGTCGAAACATTCGACGAATTATACTTCGTCTGTTAGAACAGGGAAAACACGCACATTTTCTGGAAGGCTATGTGCCACCGCCACCGTCACCACTTCGTGACTATCTAAAGATATATTGAATTGAAATAGATCGGGGAGCATAAAAGACGAATTGTAATACAATAATACATGGTGCGAAGAGCATCCAAATTTCCATGAACACATACTTAAAGGAGTACATAAGAGGGACTTCGAAAGGCAATGAGATATTCAGCGTTACAACAAGAGAACCATTTAGAGGAAAGGTAGAAAAGATAAATAACGTTCCCAGCAAAGGATGCGCCCGAAGGAGGAAATTCTCACATGAATCCCTTGGTTGTAACCCTGAATTTTGGGAAATACTCAAAGTGGGAGGAAGATCAAGCTGAAAAGAAGAGAATCTGGGAAATTGACAGGATCTTGGTGGATACGGGGAGCTCGGTCGATATACTCTTTTATCATACCTTTAAAACCATGGGGTACAAAGACTCGTACCTCGTGACATCAACGTACAACATATATGGGTTTAATGGAATTACATCTAAGCCAAAAGGAGAACTGGTTGTAAAAAATTTTGCTGGCGAGCTGGAAACGAAAGTCACAGTCTGCGTGATAGACATAGACTCACCATACAATGATCTCATAGAGAGACCATGGATACACGGGATAAAAGGGATTGCATCTACATATCATAAAGCAGTACGATTTCCCATGCCAAGTGCGATTGGCGAAATAAGAGGAGATCTCCTTGACGCGCAAGATTGCATCAAGAAGGAAGTCTCGAAATAAGAGGAGATCTCCTTGGCGAAATAAGAGGAGATCTCCTTGACGCGCAAGATTCTCGTATGACTcgaataaaataagaaaagaaaaaatgtaggTACACGAATTAGGCTCGCCACGTGTCGGACATAAGAAAAGAAATAGGGATAGAAAATCTCAGTAAAAGATCCCAGTCAGAAACTTGTCAATTCAAACGTCATAATTATCTCATCATCGATCGCCCCTGCGAAGTACGAAGAGAGTAAGTGGCGAAAGCGAAAAAACTCGCACCAAGTTGAAGTATCCAACAAGATATCAAGGACGAAGTAGGATTACTTGGCCGAAAAGATAATCCACGAGatagataaattatggagcaagaaagagacaggtgtcccgacaagcccaTGTAAAAtaagcgaaagaaggggaaattTTTTATGGAAAACGGTCTGGGCGAAGTGTAAAGCGTTACTGCGAGAACGTGACGAGATAAAATGAGATGTTTCCATTAGGGTTagatggcctataaatagaggtccttggacAATGTATGGAAGGGGGATTTTAGAAGAGTGGGAGAGCTTAACTTAGGAGAgatattagggtttccttgtattcaagaacttgtatctttGTTACTTTGAATGATGCATCAATAAGAATTCTCGGTGTTTACTTTACTTAATATATCTTAGATCTTGGTTACTATCATtttgggtgtgctactggatttccGGTAGTTACAATATTGGtttaacaattaaagataaaacaTGATCTTTAGCTATATCGTCTTCAATTCCAATCCCATCCCCGTATTGATAGAAAAACATGGCTGCTCGTGCAAGATTTAAAGCAACgttagtaaaagtaagatcaaatGTCGTATCGGTGATGGACTCGTTCATTTTCTTCCATGTATCCATGATAAGGCTTCTAATATATTTACGTGCTTCCTCTTCAGAACTGCCCATTTCACGCATGTAACAATGTACTGATGAGGCTACATCGCCTCTCTCTAGCTCCGCCTACAGACCATTCCAAACATACTAAGATCACAGATACAGCATAAATGTAGTAAAAAAAAAACGTTTGGCTTATTTCTTACCGATGAAGTTGCAAGATCATTGGAAAGTCGAGAAATCATGGACGAGCAGTACAAAAGATTATGATCGTCTTCTAGAGCTCGTAGAACATCAGTTGTGATTGGTTGGTTGGTAGCGAAAAACGCATGAACTAGAAACACGGAACCAGAGGATGAAAGCCAGTTGTTTGACAAACACTCCTCGACCGATGGTGTATATCCCTTGTTACACCACCTCGCCTCTACTAGCATAGCTTTTATAAAATTGCCCACTAAAATGTCACAATAGTTTTGTTGTAATCACTGTTTCTACAGTCTTTCAAAAAGTGATGTTTTTGCTATTTGGAAGTTGTGACATTGAGAATTTACTTACTGATTTGGTTAGATAAGGTAAGATATCGTGGCCTCGCTCTTTAAGTTGTATTGTGAAGCGCCAAGAAACATATTTTCATATAGTATGGTAGCTTTTCCATGTCCTTGGTGTTCCACCTGCATGCGAAATAAATTGAGGATAAATTGGGGCGTATGATTAAGCTAAACATAGTTGCGTGTTAATATTAGTCCTTCAAAACCTATTATAATTACCTTTCAACGACATCGGCCAATAACTCGAGTTCTGGAAATGAACCATGGATGTCATATATATCATCAATGATCAgcacaaaattcatgacttttgTGAGCCATTCTCTGCAACGTTGTCCCCTTGGCTCTGGAAAAATCCCCACACTGCATAAGAAACTCCCAACCAGCCTGTCTCTTGCAAATTTCAATTTTGTCGCAACACCAAGACTCCTCCACCACCTAAATGATCACAATATCAATTGGGTAAAAACGAAGCAGTGGGCTATCTTGCTGAAACCCTCTTCGTACAAGCAATTAATGTCCGGTTGAGTTATATATGTCTATAATACCTCGACAAATCTCGAAGATCTTCCTGGTGTATGGCTTGATACATATTGAAAACTAATTTAGCCAATTCAAGAAAAACATGGTTCACATCTTGTCCATCTTTATATTCATTGATGTACCACCTAGCCTCTGATCTCTCCATCCCCCAATGCAATGGGATCTCCAGGGAGCGGTTCACTTGATTCTGAAGTTCTATATTGTTGTAAGTCCTTTCAACAAGATGTCTTTTTGTAAATATTATGGCCTGCTCTAGTATACTTTCGCCTTCGAAAAGAAAATGTGCAGCTTCATATAAGCTCAACATTCCCTGAACGTCCTCACTCAGGTGTTCCATAAACCCATTTTTGTCCCTGTAGACGGTAAATACATCTGCTATCAATGAATCCAAGAACTCAATGTTACTTATTATGATCAATTAATAAATGTTGCAAAATCTATATTATAGAAGTTGCATTACCTTGAGAGACCCTAAAACCATACTGCCTGAGGAGCATAAATCTGAGAGCACTAGCATGTAAGTTATATCCCAGCCCATCGGGGTTCGGTTTGTTGTGGTATATGTTTACTAGCAATCTCTTGATCTccttctcaaagagatacttcattcCTAGCCTTGGAATTGCATTTATCAGCTCAAGCTGCGTTAATGGTGTCGTAGCCTTTTCAAGCATAATGGTTGCCTCTTTCTTCAACTTCTCTATTTGGTTCACACATCTCTCTCCCTGCACAATTAAAATTTAGTGTCTTTGAAATTATGGTAAAACCACAATGTGATATTATGAGCACCTTGTAGTTGCTTTGAAGCGACTCCACGAAATTATAATCCCAAATAGTGGGTTGATAATGAGAGTATTCCGGTAGCTTAATGACCACTGAAGCAGACATCGGAGAGATTAGACTCTACAATTGATTAGCAAGCTTTCCAAGAAAATCCATTTCGGACTGGTATAACTATTAGTCCATTTTAGAGGGATCTAAAGTTCTTCTCACTGTGAAATCTGTCTTTGCAACAGCGTCTATCCAATGGTCAAGTCCTCTCACACCTTTGTGCGGAACAGCCAATGTGGACTAGATAAATGATCAACCGTGCTCCACGTCCGGTACTCTTTTTTTTCACCCGCTTTTTGCCATTTGGTGATATTGGACAGCTACCTTTGTCATGACTCATGACAGATGTTGATCTGAAATTCTTATATCTACCCAAAGCAGTGGATAGGGGGCACCGTTGCTATCTTTTAATTATTGGTCGAGATTTGTTTTGGACCCTCCTCAGCCTAATAGTCGCATCCTATAGCTCATTCATAGGCCATTCTATCCAGAGAATAAAATCAACGAAATATTGGGATGACCAAAGTAGGTTCCATTTTCTATTTCATGGGGTGTCTTTTAACATAACTACACTTGGGCACTATTACTTACGGTATGGTCCATGATTGAATCTATTGACAAATCTCATCTTCACCAGCTAATGGTCATCCAAGTTTCATTGGTTAGTTGATTAATCACGTTCTTGTAGCTCAGAAAAAATCTCAATATTGTTCTCAAAAGAGGAAAAACAGATGATGACTCGGTATGGCTCACTGTGCTGAGTCAGTAGACTTACTGAATCTGTGACTCAGCTCAGTCATGAGTGAGATAGCTAGATAAAAACTTACAAACTTTAATTACTTTGAAATACAGAGTATTCGCTATAGAGAAGAACTTACCTTAAAATCCATAATTAGTTACAAAAGGTTTCTATTCCTTAATTCAAAACAGAGAAAAACACATCAAGACTCTGACTCGAGCTAGCCCTGTAAGCATTACTTGTATAGTGACTGACATACTCATCCCAATTCCCAACTAGGTTTGGCACCCAAGCCACCACCAACCATTTGCAAAAGAGAATAAGAGTGACAGAACGAGAATTaggaaaatacacaa
This is a stretch of genomic DNA from Papaver somniferum cultivar HN1 chromosome 1, ASM357369v1, whole genome shotgun sequence. It encodes these proteins:
- the LOC113275971 gene encoding myrcene synthase, chloroplastic-like, whose protein sequence is MDFKGERCVNQIEKLKKEATIMLEKATTPLTQLELINAIPRLGMKYLFEKEIKRLLVNIYHNKPNPDGLGYNLHASALRFMLLRQYGFRVSQDVFTVYRDKNGFMEHLSEDVQGMLSLYEAAHFLFEGESILEQAIIFTKRHLVERTYNNIELQNQVNRSLEIPLHWGMERSEARWYINEYKDGQDVNHVFLELAKLVFNMYQAIHQEDLRDLSRYYRHI
- the LOC113275962 gene encoding (-)-alpha-terpineol synthase-like; this translates as MLVEARWCNKGYTPSVEECLSNNWLSSSGSVFLVHAFFATNQPITTDVLRALEDDHNLLYCSSMISRLSNDLATSSAELERGDVASSVHCYMREMGSSEEEARKYIRSLIMDTWKKMNESITDTTFDLTFTNVALNLARAAMFFYQYGDGIGIEDDIAKDHVLSLIVKPIL